The following DNA comes from Ascaphus truei isolate aAscTru1 chromosome 1, aAscTru1.hap1, whole genome shotgun sequence.
ctgtattctcatgtttacatatacttttgggtcctccctattttcatgacgtcacttattggacgctcaatcacattgcatgtttacattgtaaccgttgcattacaagcacttcaacctaacttatacacacatgtacagtaattcatcattgggacaccttgtaaactcattctataccaactatcctccttacacaaatgcatgcatatgcacacgactattcattgttgccaacatgtcacaataacatggataattacacatgttacacaaaacttttcccacgtcaatctcagcctttttgtctcattacatgactgactcttgcgttcacaagtgttacatgcattgcacatgcaactatttatttgcaagcaatctttgtacaaagcttcacgtcacatcattgccaaatatcatcattccctgcagaatacacacaacaaatacttagaacaacaagtgcacacagcttgccacagaagtactttattatgttaatgtaacaccttgcattttactatgtcacctgacatcatcacatacctatttaaaggacgcacattacctgctcattcacagctactcatttcaaaatgttgcgaatgtttaggagacgcaggaacattcttttctatgacatgcttgatgatcaagagaatcatatagggcaaggtagggacacaccgagggacagtgacagtgacgcggatacgacagggacagggagagggacaggccgagggacaggtagagggacaggagatcagaggagaagacagaggagacaacttgtgcctcgtccgcgtctgtacagggagagaaccctgttagatgggatgagtgaggaggagattgtaagtcgctatcgtttgagttcagcagcaatcttagctctttatgaggagataaggggggatttagattttttcacagccagaggtcgtgcagtccctgggcttgttaaaatgctgtgctcattacattatcttgcttccgcgtcataccagacaactgtgggcatagtgggcggggtctcgcaatctacattctcgcgggccttgacccagtttctctatgcactcaatagacgcgctaggaattatattcattttcctacagaggcgacagagtggctggaagtcaggactggcttttataatatagcagggataccatctgtgctgggtgcaatcgattgcacacatgttgctttgattgcacctagtcagagtgagcatgtgtaccgcaatcggaagcactaccattcactcaatgtacaggtggtatgtgatgcgacgatgaggataatgcatgtggtacccaagttccctggttccagtcacgattcctctatcctgaggaactcttcagtcttccatgcgttcgaagagggacattttgaacctggttggctgctgggtgagtacatatttacatgttctaacacaaaacacatgttgatttaggaatgttggcattgtacaatttgatcactaatgtcagcttatgtgtgctccattcattataggtgactcaggatacggaattaggccgtggctcttgactccggtgctaaaccctcaaactgaagcagaggacaggtacaatgcagcccatatatctacaagatctgttatagagaggacatttggcctactcaagaccaggtttaggtgtctggacagaactggtggggctcttctatacaagcctcaaaaagtgtctgatattatccttgcctgttgcattttgcacaatgttgcactcaggcacaatgtacagtcagacctagctgaggctttggtagacgagcatcccacccatgtagctgctgaaaatgaacaaacagccagtggtggccagacacgacagaatctcatcaattcatttttttcttgtaagtacaaactcatatgttcctagtactacttttatagtttaattatgttatattaacaataatgtttctttatataaccttctgttaggacacagatgaatatgggttgcacacctttcttttctctgctgtgtgcacaaagggatgtggcaccggtatgttattgttgcacaggttatagaatccctcttcaattgtactttagttgtgtgtatgtgaatacaacttgggtaacaaagcaataatattgtagcattgtgttattccttatgctaagacaaaacacatattatgcccataatcattcatgcttctagtatgcttacatacaatgttattggtgcagtgtaacatgtacatccatatgatgtgtacaccaggctgatttacattttgaatgtcatgaaatatacatggtgttgtacatttaacaccaaatacacactttgctgtgttgtttacggtactgaagatggcatgtcaatgtttgcaatttatatattgttcctttgcattataggtatatctccagtatgactgatcatggtatgtatatttgctgacatctctcataagatgtggctacctcaatcttcctataattattggaactaaaaacccaacatattggtttaaacacaaatgttacatatatgtactttctgtatcatgtatatgcatttagctactcttgagctttcatgtgcattgtattacaaaatgattactcacatttcatcacattttatgtatgtttccttataatttccattaatgtaatatagaggtggttggagaaaaggggataactgtacttatttgtttacttacgggagcacattcatcactagcatagacacactttttaagacaactgtttgtgtctctatcaattggtgtaggatccatgtataacaccgacaaatgataacaccagctttattatggtagcttatatcatcatattgactatactatgtatttctaaacgattaataaacacagtaaactatagttagttaggttaatgaaatatacacagaaacgtacttcataacatgatggtgatgtcatattcagaacatcatgcattggaggggaccataacatctggccagtaacattatttgctacagtcccaaaccattttatctacatacccatgtaacaagagattttaaaaataaatggctacttggttgtaagtgtcctttacattgggagaaggagtggctcactgagtaaagacacacactggcactgatagtttgaagcaggggagtttggttcaattcccggtgtgggctccttgtgaccttggccaagtcactttatctccctgtgcctcatgcggcaaaaaaacatttgtacgttccacgggccagggacctcaggctgaaacatgtgtctgtaaatcgctgcgtacaactagcagccctatacatgaacatgctcatattattattattattgttacatagtttcgacagtcatacgttccattacatattagaatacacaaatgtgttagcagagtgggaatggttgttatatataaaacacaccatgtcataaaatgttagtagtcattaaagaacactcaataaaaattcatgaggcactcttttgcaacatcattatgttaattaagtgcttatgcaatataggcataagggtatcacatttttaattgtttgttaataagcgctgcaagcaatataaaattagttccatatgtagtatagtagtcggtggctcctcctcacaatcatctcatataaaggtagactcttctgaaatcatacattgatccgattgtatcttccccgacatctctgaaatacagcaaacacatgatggtcaaagatggcaccttactagatatgcatccgtgacaacgcgttacgcagctctatatgattgtgtagatacacacgtcagtcacttatatgttagaagtaaaactgttcatcagtatgtaatgtttctttaaatttgtagcaggcataactatgtataagaagtgaacgttgcctgtatactgaaagatgtgcgcgcacatctttgtgtgcgcacgcacttcacgcttggctccactaactgttagcgcatgcgcaaaacaaagcgtacgttgtgcgttcaatacatgttgaaaataccagtaaacataacatctttatttcaaatacaatgaagacgaaactacattcgttctaaacgagtacatctgtattctttttaaacagacgtgtttgaacagaaagcacggccgataacacaatgcgcaaatgcaatacgtgtgacgtcatgttaagccagcgtgaaacgcacgctaacactcctcccactcaattaacattcggctaacgcccagggtacgcctacaaacactgagccgcacgcatcacacactgcagttaccgttactataacaaaacatgacagccaataggctttgaggcgcgcacgtcgcttgggggcgggacttacatcactaatcctttttaaggacgccttggcccatgacaagggtcccacgtcatacgtggtggacccggttttcaatgttgtagatgttgcatgataacaaaacaggtatgtgttagagtaatggtaaaatgttgctaatatgtttaaagggataggaaagtacgtatatttattccgtcagcaatgtgtactactctttcaggtcctactatattgtattaggaaacaatttgtttgtgatcgctacatgttatgcagtctgcaatgttacgctgtatccacgcattgaaagtgaaaatggtggttacaaaaaaaaaaaaaatttaaacgcagagtcaacgcataacgattgttatatttaccattcttctagaattaactcttcgcctggctgcaactggtcgctccagaaatgcaagccattttcatccacgcttaacccaaccgctgaatccagtatggcacatatctcctccaggatgcgctcataggaatcgccactgctttcttcaaataattggtcgggaggtaggttcatttcttccggttcccattccaatgcaatttcagctgaaaggcttggtacataatcatagtacttttgttcttgtacaatgtgggtttcaggaatggaggctgcagatattgcagcacgtatcgattcaaacggatcagtagtagcggatacattgctattgccattaggaataaatatgcctttcacgacaatataagtgccgtctttcaggataaattatttttccggggcaatcttccagaaaccataggtgtgttgtagcttatcctggtcacgttcaaaaaagtcattacttgataaagtgaatcttattgaggaattaaaattccgtgcatgcttacggtcttggtaataaggatattttgctcgaatgaaatcatcaatttggcgtgtgcttgctttctgtccgcgactgttcaagatggcttcacagatcatgtacttataccctaaaaggggattaatattgttaacgaattcatcagccatgtctgagtagcacaaaagctgtgtgcaggtctgtgttatttgctcatcaaaatgaatgtgctgaatggctaacaaactcctgtttttccttgtcaaggtcaacaaaagtaactactttgactccttatttcaaacgccaattggatttgtttgtctaattgggttaacagttgtggttcgtgatatgggactgtgggagaaacatttctccttcttttatctcgtttgtgaaaaacatccctagactgtgaatgcgttcacatagtgtttttttgaaaactaacaaagaccagtgtgtgaaaatatttcttagccaggcatatcagtaaaaacacacctgcaaaaagaaatcttttttccccgcttacatttctgtgtgtatgtgaaagtctggttaactccctgtctgcatgagtttaaatacgtgtgtatatatatatatatatatatatatatatatatatatatatatatatatatatataaatatatctcttataaaaatatatatatatttatatataatattttttttttttttatattgcaggagtacacacaacattgatggcattaagtataccttgtatgaaacctatttaaatggtgagaaacatgattgaatgaagtaataaacatttgtttaagcacaatactgttagagtctcatacttaggatatttctcaaacattaggcctgtattattaaaatagtgtgctttcacaaggaagcatgaagtgtattagtttgtgtataccagtttatatagtactatatatatatatatatatatatatatatatatatatatatatatatatatatatatatatatatatatatatatatatatatacacacacatatatacatatatatacacacatatatatatatatatatatatatatatatatatatatacacatatatacatatatatatacacatatatacatatatatatacacatatatacatatatatatatatacacactcacacactcacactcacactcactcagtgtgtgtgtgtgtgtgtgtgtgtgtgtgtatatatattattatacattctgagatgttatagaaacgaacacacaactgattaaaggacaaaattacaatggccaagcaaggcaaaggtaagtaataatttacacataatcctgctgtacacgtacaagaaagatgtttgcacttacttaggtgttttaataattgcatgtgactaatatgcatatgcaattcttacatcaattaacacacccaaatgcaatgttttgctgcaaagtcaatggcagcttctctaaacttagcaactggctcctggtggaccattactgaacagacgattacaacataaatatttataacacaattaattatgagtgttaacatttccaaaacttcacgtgtacaagaacatagttgaaagtttggaaacaacacagtcttcagcatacatacaatagtaattagataatctgaagtcaacaaaacaaggccaaagacatattttctgatttataacatttattttttttgttccttttgcgagcgagtaacaggcctgcttgttgtctcttgaattttcctttttcttttgccaccaactttaggcacaacagagccactttgagtggcctctggcacttcacgggcagggcttgtggccagtgactgttcacctacggggcttgtggccagtgactcacctacagggcttgtggccagtgactcacctacagggcttttgggcagtgattcacctacagggcttttgggcagcgattcacctacagggcttttgggcagcgattcacctacagggcttttgggcagcgactcacctacagggcttttgggcagcgattcacctacagggcttttgggcagcgactcacctacagggcttttgggtagtgactgttcacggacagggcttgtgcccagtgacacatgtgagcaagttggtagacactgcacaagtgatggttggtctgtttcatgtgtgtcttgttttgtttttgtcgcctcctttgtaggtgtctgctgctgaatttgtacagatggcagcggtaggatgtcatcaggaacctgcacagcaatgtctgctacttgaccggtaacatttgggcctggtgaatgaatatcagatgaatgtggtgaaaactgacctgcatgaacagatcctggctgggaggtgttgaattgtggtacattagtcattctccagtaattagcttgtgtttgctgaacaactaatgcttcgaatgaggtgttgattttttgcaactgtttaggcacttcaatgaagactctgtggagatgtgccaattgtgatactgtttcttcctgcagtccaatcatcctttccagcactgtcatcatgtctgaatggcgacgattttctgcgtccactatttttccctctgaagctacaattgcatcgtatgtggaagttgatggacgatttggcggtacaacagtttctattggcacctcttcatggtcacatgattgtatttcagtctcttctgtggcgtcatcctcatcatactcatcatcctcatcaccatgatgttctaaaaagaaatgtacacattattaaatggcatgttaatgtatgctgtgttactatgtaattgtactgtgtcctaagtaacacctaacatgttagcatacgttttataacctcattaaaaactaccttgacttacgaataatgtttggactcagtatgaaatatgaatgaatgaaaagttgctctaaactcagaagtcctacatgataattaacatcactaacacaatacatgttgccttacacttaatttccactgacactaagtaatcctatttaaagaagatgtgcaaaacaaataatgcacatgacaacataacatatagaagagcacatattatatggccagcaaatgatacactcaccttctagtagtgttgagctggctgacccaggtgaagacacttgttccttctcaggtgacacatgtcctccaggggcaactatatataacaataacataagttttacatttacatgtgtaaatattgaacaaacacttattgtatgttctgtatttatgattaactaacaacatcagttccttaaccgaaaatgtgtgtgaaagtgaacataaatagttgtaataacactgtacatgcctgtgtacttagaatttttgagttccctaacatacaacatactatgtttctgcagtaatgcgtgaggataaatagattaaatgagtacataaaaatcatatgttgtgtagtgatatcagtatcataatgtacataactatcatgagatgaccattcacaatggttatcatgaaggtggtcatattgcaaaaagtgttgtttttggtagaggatatgtgtggtacattaatcgaagatgtggcacacctgaatgtggctgtgactcaacaagacaacacatgcagtgtgtgataatgtgtctttcatagtagttcaactatagatatgagtgaactaatgtgtgacgtacgctttgataagtaatgagttgttggggcatttagtagctaaagttaagctttcaaatgagtgtgattaacttcagttgtgctagtcaggttgtaataacggtattcccttccccaaaaagcctaatcagccacacctttcaatgacttgaaacaggtgcaaatggtgtgaactaagttgaccgtgaaatgaggctgtaattagtgtgtgtgctgaaccccaccccctctgttgaagtgtatgctgtgatgagatattaattgcagctgctttaacacaatggtagatgagctaagtagtcatctgcagtgtttaagttatgaaaacaatgacataccatattctacgtgtgcctcattatgctgtctgtatatgacattaagcaaaaatggaccttttcataagcaactatagatgtgttagtgccagtgatgtttgtaggccgttgcatgcaatttctttgatgcatgcttaaaataggcagtaatgtcatgtttgtcggagtaaaatcaataaaatacacaataatatgatacatatttctgttctgtacctgtagctactaataatttctcatgaacatgtgtaacacatgtgtactaccctgttgttccccatcttcgcccaccatcaattgcttccactgcagctatgcattttgggaattcacatgtaaatgagcacgcaatggcacgtgctatattagttactgcttttagtaggactactacatatatgtctattttgatatatatatatatatacagaatcagacatatacatatatagatgcaggtatgcttatattgtgaagacagtataaaaagcagtgtaaatatgcaaaataactgtaagcaacgacacgcctagtacagtaatatttatcacctgctggaaattgtgacggataaattccaatgtcacggtcaccagccaagccttccacgacgacggtaagtaattttggccgaagcagctcctccaatggagtcaatatgagacgttgtggtgtgggcccacctccagtgccagtagcatgcacgcgttggtcttgtattttctttttcaatttggacctaatatcatcaaatcttttccaacaatgatacttgtccctgacactattcccacaggcattgacaccaatgactattgtgtcccacatttcttttttgcttgctgcacttgtccgcccttgaaaaacatataaaagatatgaggtaaattaataataatataagcaccagtttcctacactgctagctgttccaagagatagcaaagatgctgttttatgtgtaatatgtgaagcacatgagcattcactactaaacctatacatgtaagcaagcttgcattcatattgtatgcagttctggcaaattgaccgcctgtgtttatttgtccttgtaaggcatgataaaaagctgtgtttccacactaatgaacatagaaagatattgtgtacccatatttgcatatgaacaaaactcagatgacctaggatcacatgtatttgaataataaatgtaaaggtacacttacctactaaatgtccatagagactgtcatagtgctccagaatgccagtgacaagagccctattttcctggtcattgaagcgaggattacgtggcttctccacacgtttcttccgagcaggtttagggtcagagcttggctggtgctgactggactctccttcttccaatggaagagcctccaaaagctggccaccagcaagcacgccaccaccagacaccccatcagcaactgcgccaccagcagcactcccagcaccagcactcccactcctagcaccagcactcccactcctagcaccagcactcacactcctagcaccagcactcacactcctagcaccagcactcacactcctagcaccagcactcacactcctagcaccagcactcccagcaccagcactcccactcacagcaacagcactcccactcccagcaccagcactcccactcacagcaacagcactcccactcccaacaacagcactcccactcccagcaacaccactcgcagcaccagcactcccactcccaacaacagcactcccactcccagcaccagcactcccactcccagcaacaccactcggtgcaccagcaacatcactcccctgaacagaacgttcactccgacgcgtactcgcacgagtagcactcccactcccaccagcatcactcttcccacgctttgcgggcatacttccagcactcacaaaaaacagacaagaaatgtacaggcaatcacacgacccacttccacatataaaacaagacaaagatgtaaacaaaac
Coding sequences within:
- the LOC142502840 gene encoding uncharacterized protein LOC142502840; protein product: MVSDDLEIQSRQFKIKRDNLSIEEKAILRALGENDSIVIKAADKGGGNTSIEFLDLVIYVMDNKLHTKTFFKKVQSNNYLHANSHHNPTWINNIPKGQFTRLKRNNSTTETFHQQAYDLKDKFINRNYSPNDLDRAILEVDQIDRIAPGGHVSPEKEQVSSPGSASSTLLEEHHGDEDDEYDEDDATEETEIQSCDHEEVPIETVVPPNRPSTSTYDAIVASEGKIVDAENRRHSDMMTVLERMIGLQEETVSQLAHLHRVFIEVPKQLQKINTSFEALVVQQTQANYWRMTNVPQFNTSQPGSVHAGQFSPHSSDIHSPGPNVTGQVADIAVQVPDDILPLPSVQIQQQTPTKEATKTKQDTHETDQPSLVQCLPTCSHVSLGTSPVREQSLPKSPVGESLPKSPVGESLPKSPVGESLPKSPVGESLPKSPVGESLPKSPVGESLPKSPVGESLATSPVGESLATSPVGEQSLATSPAREVPEATQSGSVVPKVGGKRKRKIQETTSRPVTRSQKEQKK